The Brassica oleracea var. oleracea cultivar TO1000 chromosome C7, BOL, whole genome shotgun sequence sequence AGGAATAGGCTATCGTCGGCAAACAGAAGATGTTGGACCGATGGACAATTCCTTGTCAACTTCATACCCGTAATTAAGCCTTGCTGCTCTGCTCGACTCATCACATGTACCAGAGCTTCAGCGCAAAGAATGAAAAGAAAGGGGGAAAGAGGGTCCCCTTGTCTAATACCCCTCTCCGGCGTTATATGACAAAATGCTTCTCCATTCATCAACACCGTATATGATACTGATCTGTTGCAGCTCATCACCCAGTCTGTCCAAAGTCTTGCAAACCCCATCTTCAAGAACAGAGTCTCCAAAAAGGCCCATTCCACTCTGTCATAAGCTTTAGACATGTCTGTCTTTATAGCAATATAATCCTCTCGACAGTTTGGATTTGTCTTGAGACCATGAATCATTTCATGAGCAATGAGTAGGTTATCTGAAATTAAGCGACCAGCTACAAATGCTCCCTGAGTGGGTGAGACAATGCGCGGCAAAATCACCTTAAGTCTGTTGCTCAACACCTTTGAAATGATCTTATACGCCACAGAGCATAAGCTTATTGGTCGAAGGTCCTTCATGTGAGTCGCATTAGGTACCTTGGGTATCAGACAGAGCTGCGTATGGTTCCAATCGGACAGCATTACTCCAGACTCAAAGAACTTCTTCACCTCCACTGTCACCTGCGCTCCCGTTATGTTCCAGTACTTCTGAAAGAACTGACCAGTCATGCCATCAATCCCAGGTGCACTATCACTCTTAATTGCTTTGACCGCTCTCTTAATCTCTGTATCTGTCACCATCTTTGTTAAGCTGCTGTTCATTCTGGTGGTGACTCTCGGCATCATTCCTTCCAATAGCGCATCTGCATTTCTGCAACCAGATGTTCGAAACAGGTCTTGGAAGTACTGCACCGCTATATCTCCCTTCTTGTTCTCATCAAAGTGCTCTATTCCACTGGAATCAAAAAGCGACTGCACTCTATTTTTCATGCTCCTTGTTTCCACCCACCCATGGAAAACTCTAGTATTTTTATCACCCACCTGCAGCCATGTATTTTTACTCTTCTGCTTCCAGAAGGTCTCCTCTTCCTGATATGCCTTCTCAAGCTCAATACGTGTGGAAGAGAGCAGCTGCAAGTCAGGATATAGTTTTTTTCCTTCTGCTTCCAAAGTCTGTCGAAGTTTTCGAATTTGCACACTCGAGTCAGAGGTCGAAGATTGCTTCCACTTCGATAACTCTTTGCGACATGACTGGATTCGTTCCGACACCGTACCTCTGTTTCCTCCAGTATTGAGATTCCAGCCTTGCCGTACTACCTCCATAACTTCTGGCTTGTTACACCATCTCTTATCAAAGGTAAACTTACCACTCCTCTTCACTGGAGATGGTACTAAGCTCATGAGAACCGGTCTGTGATCTGACCCTGTCCTCTCCAGATACTTTATATGTGTCCCCGGAAATATTCTGAACCATTCTGCATTTCCAAACGCCCTATCCAGCCTACACTGTATCCAAACTTTCTCCTTAACCCCACCGGTAAAGATCTCTCGTACTCCAGAACTTGGTGGCTCTTTGAGCCGACAATCTCTCTTTAGAGCTCGAAAGCCAAAGAAAGTACATTCCTTCCTAGCTGGTCCTCCCAACTTTTATGAATTGCTCATCAATTCGTTGAAGTCGCCAACTAAAAACCAGCCACCATCTCTATTCAAACCGATGTCTCTTAATAAGTCCCAAACCACATGTCACCTATGCCTGACAGGATCCCCATAGATAAAGGACATGTAGAAACTCATCCCTCCAATCTTGACTCAAGTATCTATGATTCTACTCGATGCAGACAGCACCTCCACCTCATATTTACTCCTCCAAAACAAAGCTAATCCTCCACTAAGTCCCACTGGGTCTACCAAAAAGAAGTGGTCATAACCCAACGAACTCTGAAACTTCTTGACGTGATCACTAGAGTTTTTAGTCTCTAGGAGAAACATAAAATCCGGAAGATGTTCACGAATCATCTCCTCTAGGCGTCGAACTGTCGAGTTGCTCCTCAATCCTCGACAGTTCCAGCTGAGCGTCGTCATTGAGGATTGGATGGTTTCTGGTGAACCATCAAACCCCCATTTTGTTTCGACACTTTGGATGTAACCTCTCCATCATCAACAGCTTTACGCTTGAGAGGCCCCTCGTCATTCTCTTTGGAAGATCTTTCTCCCAAATGTCCCGTAGCACGTCTTTTACTCTGGTTCCTTCGGCTCCAAGATTGCTTACTTCTCCCCGAACCTCTGCTCCGGTTATCCCTTTCCGTTGAGAGTGTTGTATTGCAGCCAATATTGAAACCTCCACACTCAAATATAGGCATGTTGACTGCAACCCCTTCATGCTCTCTCGTATTCCACAGCACCTGCTTTTTAGGAGAGAGCTCTGCTATTCCTCTTATTTCCTTGATCTGCTCAGCCTCAAAGCCAACCGCTCCAACGCCTTCTTGGATGTTTCGGCTGACTACATTTCCCATGTCTTGGGTTCCGAGCCGTAGCGGCACTTTCCTAACCGATGACTCCACAATGTTTGGAATACCCACATCCATCGCTGTGCGAAAGTAAACACATGTCCTACTTCTCTGGTTCTCTCAATTGAGAGGACCAGAGCTTTTTCCAATCTCAAGCATGATCTTTGTGCAACTGGATCCCGCGACAGCTCATCTAAAGTCTTTCACATTTTAATTTCCCTTATTCTTCTCTCCTCTGCGTCGACACAATTCATATAAGTCCTCATCTCTTCAAACACCTCAGGGGCCACAATGGATCTGTGAGGCTCAAACCCCGGAGGTACTGATGGTGCTAAGAGAGGCATAAGCTTTTCAGTCAAGTCAATGCGGTGTTGGCGACTTCCACTAGACTGGTTTTGCTTAGCATTAGAAGGCACAGCCAGCTCTTTTCCTTTGTTCTTCATTCTCTGAAGTAAAGGACACTTCTGTTTCTCATGTGACAAGCGCATACAATGATAGCACTTCTTCCTTATTCTTTCATACTTCACATCAATGTTTTCTACTCGACCACCAGGTAAGTTGAGCGACTTCTTATCTCTCACCGGGAAGTTAAGATCAATGTTCACTTGAACCCTCACATAATCATTTAGTAAGGGTTTTTCTGGGTCAAATTCAATCACCTCCACATGACCAATGCCATCAGCAATCGCATCTATCGTTTTCGCCATGAGATAGTTTGCTGGGATGTTCCTCAGTCTGACCCACACTGCTTCTGTCTGGGGAAAGGATCTCAGAAGAACTTCAACCCATCTCTCCAGAGCCATACCCCAATCATCAAAGGTCCAGAACCCTTGCTTCAGCACTGTCTTAATATCAGTCTCAAGATCAAAAACAAACTGAAATCGATCCCTTGAAAGCGCAATTCCCCTGACTCTCTCGTATACCTTCCATATCTTTGGCATCGTTCTCAGCATTCGAGCCATGTTCTGCGCCTCTGGATTAAGCAACCTCCCCATAAGACTACTTCTTCCTCTTTCCATCGCACAATACGTATCATCCTCTGGTATGACAATTGGCTTATCTTCTTCAATCGACATTCCTTGCATCACTTCAACGAGATTGGTATCCATCACCAACAGAAAGATGATTCTGGCTATTTTCCTCTGATGATTCGATGAATTCCTAGGTCGAGTAATAGACGGCACTATCGAAAACCCTTGATAAACATGACCTCTCGTTGAAGATTTAAGAAAAAATCCCATATTTTCCGAAGATCTTCCCAAAAGATTTGGGAAATTTCCAAAATTAAACCAAATTTCAGCAAGGATATTCTCCTTATGTATGTTAGCTCCACTCCTATTGGCTAAGATCAAATCGCCTAGAGAAGGAAAAAAATCGCCAAAATCGCCATCCGAGATCTATTATATGTTGATCTTTTAATCCAGATGGAGAATTTGTTTAGTATATTATTACTTGTAGGATAAGTAGGAGTATTTAGAAAAAAAATCAACTGAAAATGTTTTTCCAAAATTCTCTTTCTAAGGGCGATTTCCTTTTAGCCAATCAGAGGAAAGCTACCATACAGAAGGCCTTTTCCCTTGCCGGTAACAAGATTGATTCAAATATTTTCCAAAATCTTTTTGGAATTATCAAATTTTTTTATGGAAATACCGTGTTTTTTTTCCAAAATCTTCCCCAAGATTTAGTGTTTATTTAGGGGTCTTTCTTGCGCCTCGTTATTCTTCGAACATCAAGCTCTTACTACTTCATCCTTCACAACAAAAAGAGGTATTTTTACTCCTGATGGACGATAATTTAGTTGGGGTTATGCAAGGAATGTCTCTACAGGATGATGTACCGATCGTTTTACCTGAGGAGGATGATTACAGTGCTGTGGAGAGAAGAAGCCGAAGCTTATTGGGTCGATTGCTTAATTCAGCTTCCCAAAACATGTCGCGAATGCTGCGCACGATGACGAAGATTTGGAAGGTGTATGAAACTGTCTTAAAGTATGGCTTCTGGTCCTTTGATGATTGGGGCATGGTGATGGAGAGATGGGTTGAGTTTCCACCAAGCAACTTTCTGCAATCGGCGGCGGTTTGGATCAGGATCCGCAATATTCCAGTTAACTACCTTACCATCAAGACTATTGACTCGGTGGCCGGAGCAATTGGTTATGTGAAGGATAGTGATTGGAACCCCTAAAAGCCATTGCTTCATGATTATATCAGGGCCCTGATTGTGCTCGATCTGAACCTACCAATCAGAGGTAAAAAGTGCGTTACTTTACCAAAAGGAGGTGGCTCAGCTATGGTTGATGTAGAGTATGAACGCATTCGGAAAAAGTGATTTCACTGTCTTCGCTTGTCGCATGAAAAACAAGCGTGCCCCCTACTGAAAGGTCAGCCAGATGGGAACGCAAAAGGGAGGGTCAATCAGAGTATGCAAAGACTTGCTCAGAGGCAGCATAATACCAATTTGTCGAATGATATAATGCCTTTGCTTCCTCCAACAGTTCCTCCAGGATTTGCTCCTCATGTGGTCTGATTGCCCCAGAAGTGTTTGAACATATGCAGTTGTATATGAACTGTCATGATCGTGAGGACGAAGGATCCGAGAATTCAGAATGAAGAAAGCGTTAGAAGCCCTCTCTAAAGACTCCATTGCGCAACATGGTTTAAGGATGGAAGAGGCTCCAGTTATATCAAGAAACCTCAACAAAGACAAGGAGTTGGTATTTGACTTCAGGAAGGTTAATACTGGAGATATTTTGGAGACAGGTGAATGATCGAGTCATACAGAGAGTCAATATAGAAGAACTAGCAGTCAAAACAACTTGGAGCTTATTGCAAGTTATGGTCAGAGGTCCAACTCAGAGACAAGATTCAACAGAATTCAAACGGTAGCTCCTGCTGGTGACATGACTTTCAACATTTCAAGATCTCTAGGAGTTGAACAATGTGGGAACCGAAATTCGCACTGTCGATTTCCGTTTAAATAAGAAAACTAGGAAAACCCTAATTTCCCAGAGGTCCCGGATATCTGCTAATACCACACGCCAAGCAAATCAGAACACAATAATGACAACGAAGAAGTATAAAAAACGTAAGAAGAGAGCAAAAGGAGTTTTATTCCGAATTCGCGTATGAGCGTTACAACAAGGTAGAAGCCTTGGCTATGAGAGCTGTCGGCGAGATTCCAAGTTCTAGCAACCTAAGACTGCAAAACCTAGTTGCGTCGCAGCTCGAAATAACAAAAATGGAAAGTTGCCTAATTGCTCTAAGTGCTAAGTTTGCTCTGAGAAAAATCCCTCCTCCATGCCTCTCGCCTAGGACCCCTTATATACTGGCTCCAAGGTCGGTTTACGCCTTTCCTCTTCTGCCCTTAAGCCGCCATAGCATAAAAATGGAGATATTCCATTTTTCCGATCTTCGTAATTATCTTCAAAATTCCTNNNNNNNNNNNNNNNNNNNNNNNNNNNNNNNNNNNNNNNNNNNNNNNNNNNNNNNNNNNNNNNNNNNNNNNNNNNNNNNNNNNNNNNNNNNNNNNNNNNNNNNNNNNNNNNNNNNNNNNNNNNNNNNNNNNNNNNNNNNNNNNNNNNNNNNNNNNNNNNNNNNNNNNNNNNNNNNNNNNNNNNNNNNNNNNNNNNNNNNNNNNNNNNNNNNNNNNNNNNNNNNNNNNNNNNNNNNNNNNNNNNNNNNNNNNNNNNNNNNNNNNNNNNNNNNNNNNNNNNNNNNNNNNNNNNNNNNNNNNNNNNNNNNNNNNNNNNNNNNNNNNNNNNNNNNNNNNNNNNNNNNNNNNNNNNNNNNNNNNNNNNNNNNNNNNNNNNNNNNNNNNNNNNNNNNNNNNNNNNNNNNNNNNNNNNNNNNNNNNNNNNNNNNNNNNNNNNNNNNNNNNNNNNNNNNNNNNNNNNNNNNNNNNNNNNNNNNNNNNNNNNNNNNNNNNNNNNNNNNNNNNNNNNNNNNNNNNNNNNNNNNNNNNNNNNNNNNNNNNNNNNNNNNNNNNNNNNNNNNNNNNNNNNNNNNNNNNNNNNNNNNNNNNNNNNNNNNNNNNNNNNNNNNNNNNNNNNNNNNNNNNNNNNNNNNNNNNNNNNNNNNNNNNNNNNNNNNNNNNNNNNNNNNNNNNNNNNNNNNNNNNNNNNNNNNNNNNNNNNNNNNNNNNNNNNNNNNNNNNNNNNNNNNNNNNNNNNNNNNNNNNNNNNNNNNNNNNNNNNNNNNNNNNNNNNNNNNNNNNNNNNNNNNNNNNNNNNNNNNNNNNNNNNNNNNNNNNNNNNNNNNNNNNNNNNNNNNNNNNNNNNNNNNNNNNNNNNNNNNNNNNNNNNNNNNNNNNNNNNNNNNNNNNNNNNNNNNNNNNNNNNNNNNNNNNNNNNNNNNNNNNNNNNNNNNNNNNNNNNNNNNNNNNNNNNNNNNNNNNNNNNNNNNNNNNNNNNNNNNNNNNNNNNNNNNNNNNNNNNNNNNNNNNNNNNNNNNNNNNNNNNNNNNNNNNNNNNNNNNNNNNNNNNNNNNNNNNNNNNNNNNNNNNNNNNNNNNNNNNNNNNNNNNNNNNNNNNNNNNNNNNNNNNNNNNNNNNNNNNNNNNNNNNNNNNNNNNNNNNNNNNNNNNNNNNNNNNNNNNNNNNNNNNNNNNNNNNNNNNNNNNNNNNNNNNNNNNNNNNNNNNNNNNNNNNNNNNNNNNNNNNNNNNNNNNNNNNNNNNNNNNNNNNNNNNNNNNNNNNNNNNNNNNNNNNNNNNNNNNNNNNNNNNNNNNNNNNNNNNNNNNNNNNNNNNNNNNNNNNNNNNNNNNNNNNNNNNNNNNNNNNNNNNNNNNNNNNNNNNNNNNNNNNNNNNNNNNNNNNNNNNNNNNNNNNNNNNNNNNNNNNNNNNNNNNNNNNNNNNNNNNNNNNNNNNNNNNNNNNNNNNNNNNNNNNNNNNNNNNNNNNNNNNNNNNNNNNNNNNNNNNNNNNNNNNNNNNNNNNNNNNNNNNNNNNNNNNNNNNNNNNNNNNNNNNNNNNNNNNNNNNNNNNNNNNNNNNNNNNNNNNNNNNNNNNNNNNNNNNNNNNNNNNNNNNNNNNNNNNNNNNNNNNNNNNNNNNNNNNNNNNNNNNNNNNNNNNNNNNNNNNNNNNNNNNNNNNNNNNNNNNNNNNNNNNNNNNNNNNNNNNNNNNNNNNNNNNNNNNNNNNNNNNNNNNNNNNNNNNNNNNNNNNNNNNNGGAGATTTCGATCTCATCCTAGCTGATCTGAAATCGGCGTGCCTCCTTCCGATGTGTTCAGAAGGCGCTGAGGGGAAGGAGCCGGTACTCGGAGGTGACGCGACACCAGGTTCAGGTGAAGTGACGGGTGAAGAGGGAGCGTGAGCTCTGAGGATGACTTTGGTTAGATCTCTTGCGGGAGATTTTTTTTATGTTTTGATGTTTTGGCCTTAAATGGCCTTATTTCGTGTTTCGGGACTGGCCGTGTGTGGCTTTGAATCCCCGCCACTCTGTGGCTTTTATGACAAGATGGTCGAGTTGCGTTTTTCATAAGCTTACGTATGGTGTGGAAGAAGGGTGATGAGTTGTCGTGTCATATCCTTTTTCGATGTGAAATGTTTTGTTCGAGATCTGTTTCGGGAGTTTTTCCGCGAGGCATCGATTTCGCGGGATATCTGAAGATGTCGAACATAAACATAGAGGCATGGTTTTGGGATCTCGTATCTTTTGGATATCGTGCCTTGAGATGTTAGAGACCAGTGCGCTGGGTTTTGGGCAAGACCTTGGTTTACGTTCGGTTTAACATTTTATGCGGTGACTAGCCGGCTATCGTTTTACCTGTCGCGATTTTAACCTGATTCGTACCGATTTAAAGTCCGCGATAGGTTCTCGGCTTATATGACTTGTTAGATACGAATTGAGCATCTCTCCGGAGACAATTTTTAAGCCAACCGGAAGTGTTGGATCAAAATTTCGGGTTTCTTTTATAGCGCTATTATCCTTGTGTCGGATGTACGAGAGTTCGATGTGATCAGCATCGAACTTGGTGGCGAATGCCGTTGTTTAGAGTTTTTGCACAAGATATGTGTTAAAATGTTCATCATTTTTTAACGGAGTGTCCGTTTTCGTCGTTCGGAAGAAGTAATCCTTGAAGCATCTCTCGCGACGTCTCGCGATGCCAATGGCTGCTTCTTCCTAACGGCTGATTTATTTTCGAAATTCGAAAATGTTTTGCGGATAAAAGGTGATTTGCTTGGTCGAANNNNNNNNNNNNNNNNNNNNNNNNNNNNNNNNNNNNNNNNNNNNNNNNNNNNNNNNNNNNNNNNNNNNNNNNNNNNNNNNNNNNNNNNNNNNNNNNNNNNNNNNNNNNNNNNNNNNNNNNNNNNNNNNNNNNNNNNNNNNNNNNNNNNNNNNNNNNNNNNNNNNNNNNNNNNNNNNNNNNNNNNNNNNNNNNNNNNNNNNNNNNNNNNNNNNNNNNNNNNNNNNNNNNNNNNNNNNNNNNNNNNNNNNNNNNNNNNNNNNNNNNNNNNNNNNNNNNNNNATAGGGTCCTTCCCAGTTTGCTCTGAGTTTTCCCGCGTTTCGTTCAGCGGTGTTTGGGAAGACTCTGCGAAGGACTAGATCTCCCTGATTAAATCTGCGATTCCGTACGTTGGAATTGTAGTACTTCGCGGCTGCGTGTTGGTAATTTTGGATCCGGATGAGCGCTCGATTCCGGCGCTCGTCAATGAGATCGAGGTCGTCGAGGAGCATTGTGTTGTTGAGCTCCTCTCGTTCGGGAAGCAATCTTCTCCGAACACCNNNNNNNNNNNNNNNNNNNNNNNNCATTCCGTTCCGTCCACCAGAGCGAAAGGGTTTTCTCCTGTTGCTCGCCTCGGGGTGGTACGGTGGGACCAGAGGACTCCCTCGAGTTCATTGGCCCACCTGCCTTTTTTTTGCCTCTAAGCGTTTCTTCAGTCCGCCGAGAATGGTTTTATTAATCGTTTCAGCTTGTCCGTTACACTGCGGATATCTGGGCGTCGATTTGTTAAGCCGTATCTTCCATTTTTCATAGAACGCCTAGAACCGGGTGGAGATAAATTGAGATCCGTTATCGGTTACGATTTCGTAAGGAACTCCATGCCTGCAGATGATGTTTTTCCATACGAAACTTTNNNNNNNNNNNNNNNNNNNCTCTACCCATTTTGAAAAGAAATCGGTGAGGACTAAAAGGAAACGCTTTTGCTTTGAATTATGAAGAGGACCGACGATGTCCATGGCCCAGCGCATAAAAGGATAGGACGATGTGATGGAGGAGAGNNNNNNNNNNNNNNNNNNNNNNNNNNNNNNNNNNNNNNNNNNNNNNNNNNNNNNNNNNNNNNNNNNNNNNNNNNNNNNNNNNNNNNNNNNNNNNNNNNNNNNNNNNNNNNNNNNNNNNNNNNNNNNNNNNNAACTTCTCGCAATCTCCGATCATCGTTGGCCAGTAGTATCCATGGCGTTTGATTTTCACTGCCAGTGATCTTCCGCCGGAATGATTGCCACAGGACCCCGAATGTACTTCTTCCATCACTTTTTTCGCTTCTTTCCCTTCCAGGCACGTCATGAGTGGTCCGGAGAATCTCCATTTGTAAATTTTGCCGTCTACTGTTACGTAGCGCGCAGCCTGTGTTCGGACTTTGCGGGCTGCCCATTTCTCGGTGGGCAGGCGTCCGTCGATAATGTAGTCTTGAATCTTCTGCAGCCACGGGGTATCGCAGCCGTAATCAGATTGCTCTGATTGCGGTTGTATTGCAACTTCTTCTTCTTCGTCGTCTTGACCTTCTATGAGGTTGACGACGATTGGCGGTCCGATGCTCGGGTGTTCGATGAACTCGACCAGAATTACCCTTTTGAGTCCTGGATGAGAACTTGATGCTAAGGCCGCAATAGCATCTGCCTAGACGTTTTCGGAATGGGGAATTCGCGTAAGGGCAAAACAGTCAAACTTTTGAGCTAGTTTTCGGACCAGTTTAAGGTACTCATCCATCCGTTTGTCCCTGACTTCATACTCTCCGCTGTACTGACTTGCCACTAACTGGGAATCGCAGTAAGCGTGGATGTTTTGTATCTTCAAGCCGTGAGCCAAACGTAGTCCTGCGACGAGTGCTTCGTATTCGGCTTCGTTGTTTGAGGCGTGGAATTCCAGCCTAAATGATTGCTCTAAGATCTTGCTCGTTGGAGATGTGAGGCGAATTCCGACG is a genomic window containing:
- the LOC106302913 gene encoding uncharacterized protein LOC106302913; its protein translation is MDDNLVGVMQGMSLQDDVPIVLPEEDDYSAVERRSRSLLGRLLNSASQNMSRMLRTMTKIWKVYETVLKYGFWSFDDWGMVMERWVEFPPSNFLQSAAVWIRIRNIPVNYLTIKTIDSVAGAIGYVKDSDWNP
- the LOC106302912 gene encoding uncharacterized protein At4g02000-like — encoded protein: MGFFLKSSTRGHVYQGFSIVPSITRPRNSSNHQRKIARIIFLLVMDTNLVEVMQGMSIEEDKPIVIPEDDTYCAMERGRSSLMGRLLNPEAQNMARMLRTMPKIWKVYERVRGIALSRDRFQFVFDLETDIKTVLKQGFWTFDDWGMALERWVEVLLRSFPQTEAVWVRLRNIPANYLMAKTIDAIADGIGHVEVIEFDPEKPLLNDYVRVQVNIDLNFPVRDKKSLNLPGGRVENIDVKYERIRKKCYHCMRLSHEKQKCPLLQRMKNKGKELAVPSNAKQNQSSGSRQHRIDLTEKLMPLLAPSVPPGFEPHRSIVAPEVFEEMRTYMNCVDAEERRIREIKM